One window of the Runella slithyformis DSM 19594 genome contains the following:
- a CDS encoding stage II sporulation protein M, with the protein MKEAVFVKRNTEKWQEYESTPAHDPDRLTERFIELTDDLSYARTFYPNATVTRYLNGVASQFHQKLYANRREDRNRIAAFWKHELPLLMFESRFRLLYSFLFFIGACILGWISAAHDDTYVRLIMGDDYVNQTLENIKNGDPLAIYGGTGQADMFMQITVNNIKVSFAAFALGAFFSFGTIAILFQNGIMLGAFQYFFFERDLLLASVLKIWIHGTLEISAIVIAGGAGLVMGHSLLFPGTYSRLESFRQGAKKGMKIVIGLVPVFVAAGFLESFITRLTLHPVASSAIILVSAVFIVWYFVLYPRKVHRESMSA; encoded by the coding sequence ATGAAAGAAGCTGTTTTTGTCAAACGAAATACGGAAAAGTGGCAGGAGTATGAATCGACTCCCGCCCACGACCCCGACCGACTTACAGAGCGGTTCATTGAACTGACCGATGACCTTTCGTACGCCCGTACCTTTTATCCCAACGCTACCGTAACGCGTTATCTCAACGGCGTGGCTTCACAATTTCACCAAAAATTGTATGCCAATCGCCGCGAAGACCGCAACCGCATTGCCGCATTTTGGAAACATGAACTTCCGCTGTTGATGTTTGAATCGCGTTTCAGGCTTTTGTATTCATTTTTGTTTTTTATCGGAGCCTGTATTCTGGGCTGGATATCGGCTGCTCACGATGATACCTACGTGCGGCTCATCATGGGTGATGATTATGTGAACCAAACCCTCGAAAATATCAAAAACGGTGATCCGCTGGCTATTTACGGCGGCACCGGCCAAGCAGATATGTTCATGCAGATTACCGTCAACAACATTAAAGTGTCTTTTGCTGCCTTTGCGTTGGGGGCTTTTTTCTCGTTTGGCACCATTGCCATTCTTTTTCAGAACGGTATCATGCTGGGAGCATTTCAGTATTTTTTCTTCGAGCGCGATTTGCTTTTAGCCTCTGTTTTGAAAATATGGATTCACGGCACGCTCGAAATCTCCGCCATTGTGATCGCGGGCGGGGCCGGTCTGGTCATGGGTCACAGCTTACTTTTCCCCGGTACCTACAGCCGGCTCGAATCCTTTAGGCAAGGTGCCAAAAAAGGGATGAAGATCGTCATCGGGTTAGTACCCGTTTTTGTCGCGGCCGGTTTTTTGGAAAGTTTTATTACGCGTCTTACCCTGCACCCTGTAGCAAGCAGCGCCATTATCCTTGTATCCGCCGTCTTTATCGTGTGGTATTTTGTACTTTACCCCCGAAAGGTACACCGGGAATCCATGTCCGCTTAG
- a CDS encoding M48 family metallopeptidase — MKRFIVASVASLALVVACQKVPLTGRNQLMLINSKELLPMSFTSYKEVLDTSTVLRNGAQVEMVKRAGQRIRKSVEEYMAAHNYAQVLEGFQWEFNVIENKTVNAWCMPGGKVVFYTGILPICRDETGVAVVMGHEISHAIASHGAERMSQGLLAQGALTAGQVGLGVAMANKPQETQNTWMGLYGMAAPAAANVGYILPNSRNQESEADRLGLTFMAMAGYDPRAAVDFWQRMAQASGGQKPPQWLSTHPADNSRVSNLQKLMPDAIKLYNKSTGNTKSTGRR; from the coding sequence ATGAAACGATTCATCGTTGCTTCCGTCGCTTCTCTGGCCCTGGTGGTTGCCTGCCAAAAAGTACCCCTCACGGGCCGTAATCAGTTGATGCTGATCAACAGTAAAGAGCTCTTACCCATGAGTTTTACCAGTTATAAAGAAGTCCTTGATACCAGTACGGTACTTAGAAACGGCGCTCAGGTCGAAATGGTCAAACGCGCGGGCCAACGCATCCGGAAATCAGTCGAAGAATATATGGCCGCCCATAACTACGCGCAGGTATTGGAAGGGTTTCAATGGGAATTTAACGTGATCGAAAACAAAACCGTGAACGCGTGGTGTATGCCGGGAGGAAAGGTCGTCTTTTATACGGGCATATTGCCGATCTGCCGTGATGAAACGGGAGTGGCCGTGGTGATGGGGCACGAAATATCGCATGCCATTGCCAGCCACGGCGCCGAGCGCATGAGTCAGGGATTATTGGCGCAGGGCGCATTGACCGCCGGTCAGGTTGGCTTAGGAGTCGCAATGGCCAACAAACCGCAGGAAACCCAAAATACCTGGATGGGGCTGTATGGAATGGCCGCACCTGCTGCGGCTAACGTGGGGTATATTTTGCCCAACAGCCGCAATCAGGAAAGTGAAGCCGACCGCCTTGGGCTGACCTTCATGGCAATGGCAGGCTATGACCCCCGCGCGGCGGTCGATTTTTGGCAACGTATGGCACAGGCAAGCGGCGGACAAAAACCTCCTCAGTGGCTCTCTACCCACCCTGCCGACAACAGCCGTGTATCCAACCTACAAAAGTTGATGCCGGATGCCATTAAGCTGTATAACAAATCAACGGGAAATACCAAATCAACCGGAAGACGATAA
- a CDS encoding acyl-CoA thioesterase, which translates to MLFIQEFIKDYPSYLELPVQWGDMDAMQHVNNVSYLRYMESGRIRFFSDFLQLAALPEGVGPILAEINCRYKFPVTYPDTVVVASQVKTGSVDEFSIQLQQLVLSTRHERIAAEGLARVVFYDYAQKKKAPIPEAIRARLMKD; encoded by the coding sequence ATGCTTTTTATTCAGGAGTTTATCAAAGACTATCCGTCTTACCTCGAACTTCCGGTGCAGTGGGGAGACATGGACGCCATGCAGCATGTCAATAATGTTTCGTATCTGCGCTATATGGAGTCGGGGCGGATTCGGTTTTTCAGTGATTTTTTGCAGCTGGCCGCACTTCCCGAGGGAGTTGGGCCGATTTTGGCCGAAATAAACTGTCGGTATAAATTCCCCGTCACTTATCCGGATACAGTGGTGGTGGCTTCGCAGGTCAAGACGGGCTCGGTAGATGAGTTCAGTATTCAGCTTCAGCAGTTGGTCCTCAGCACCCGTCATGAGCGCATTGCCGCTGAAGGGCTCGCTCGGGTGGTGTTTTATGATTATGCGCAAAAAAAGAAAGCCCCCATTCCGGAGGCCATCAGAGCACGATTGATGAAAGATTAA
- a CDS encoding RDD family protein, with the protein MSVRIQTSQNVELEYEPASLGDRILATIIDRLISLGWAIAWLGLFSVLKFGENQSIFFVMLTVILPIMLYPLVSEYFLNGQTLGKRAMNIRVVRLDGSKPTLSAYLLRWLLLIIDTGIFTPLVAIIAIAANGKGQRVGDIAAGTTVIKTTKRVNLSQVVYQELPEDYKVTYAEAAQLNDRDIETIRQVLRRRNEELTQQTAEKVSNVLSVNNIGEPRTFLLTIVNDYTHLAAQENT; encoded by the coding sequence ATGTCTGTCCGAATCCAAACTTCTCAAAATGTTGAATTAGAGTATGAGCCGGCCAGTCTCGGCGACCGTATTTTGGCCACAATTATCGACCGATTGATTTCTTTGGGGTGGGCGATCGCATGGCTTGGCTTATTTTCGGTGCTGAAATTCGGCGAAAATCAATCCATTTTCTTTGTGATGCTGACCGTTATTCTTCCTATTATGCTGTATCCGCTGGTGAGTGAATATTTTTTGAACGGGCAAACACTGGGAAAACGGGCCATGAATATCCGGGTAGTACGATTGGATGGAAGTAAGCCAACGCTCAGCGCTTACCTGCTCCGTTGGCTGCTATTGATTATTGATACGGGTATTTTTACCCCGTTGGTGGCCATCATCGCAATAGCCGCCAATGGAAAAGGACAACGGGTCGGCGATATTGCGGCGGGAACTACCGTTATAAAAACCACCAAACGGGTGAATCTGAGCCAGGTAGTATATCAGGAACTGCCCGAAGATTATAAAGTAACCTATGCAGAAGCCGCTCAACTGAATGACCGGGATATTGAAACCATCCGTCAGGTTCTGAGAAGGCGGAATGAAGAATTGACGCAGCAAACGGCCGAAAAAGTATCCAATGTGCTTTCTGTCAACAATATAGGAGAGCCGCGCACCTTTCTGCTAACCATTGTCAATGATTATACGCATCTGGCCGCACAGGAAAACACGTAA